Part of the Thermus sp. LT1-2-5 genome, TGGGCTAGACCGGGCTGCAGGCGGGCCTCATCCGTGAGGTCTAGCCGTAAGGGGGTGGCGGCGATGAAGCCTTGGGCCACGGCCCAGCGGTCCGTGCCCTCCTCCGCCTCCTTGAGGGGCCGGGCGGCGAACCAGTACAGGGGACGCCCCATGGGATCCTCCCCGGGCACCACCACCCCCTCGTAGGCCCGCACGGACTGGCGGGTCCAGAGGAGGCCCTTGGGCCGATGGGGAAGGTTCACGTTCACCAGGAAGGGGCGCTCCAGCCGGAGGAGGGCCTCGAGGGTCCGCACGATCCAGGGCTTGAGGAGGGTGAAGTCGGGGTTTTGCCCGTTCATGGGGACGCTGAAGGCGGCGGCGGAGAGGCCGAACAGCCTGCCCTGCTTGGCGGCGGCCACCGTGCCCGAGTGCCAGATCTCG contains:
- the surE gene encoding 5'/3'-nucleotidase SurE; translated protein: MRILVTNDDGIFSPGLWALAEAASRLGEVFVVAPETEQSATGHAITIAHPVRAFPHPAPLPGPDFPAYRVRGTPADCVALGLHLFGPIDLVLSGVNLGSNLGHEIWHSGTVAAAKQGRLFGLSAAAFSVPMNGQNPDFTLLKPWIVRTLEALLRLERPFLVNVNLPHRPKGLLWTRQSVRAYEGVVVPGEDPMGRPLYWFAARPLKEAEEGTDRWAVAQGFIAATPLRLDLTDEARLQPGLAHD